Proteins encoded in a region of the Pyxidicoccus trucidator genome:
- a CDS encoding M57 family metalloprotease, translated as MLARSLVLAAGCVALVFGCAEPPDETQEIVSNLVNAGFPADDVMVVDGKVYVGRDVEVSLTASRELLETGETTEEQYRTTNLISTALTKICINGSTFTGAFSTALDLAIQNYDELPLTFAMARTPSTGCSFTINAVIQPGVVGGSAGFPSGGLPYSTINIGGGLSSYSVDVIEHVITHEIGHTLGFRHTDYYNRSISCGSGGNEGDAGVGAIHIPGTPTTATVGSSLMNSCFRSVETGEFAPGDLAGLRTLYTPAQDTWQWCNKCQGLFYAGNPSSSCPAGGVHGNSGSYNYHLAHDVAPTAGWQGDWRWCNKCQGLFYGGNAASSVCPSGGTHDGSGSYDYHLHHSAGGAPDLQSNWRWCNKCQGLFYGGSASSACPAGGAHYGGSSYDYSLIFR; from the coding sequence ATGCTTGCAAGAAGTCTCGTACTCGCTGCGGGATGTGTTGCATTGGTGTTCGGGTGCGCCGAGCCGCCCGATGAGACGCAGGAGATCGTCAGCAACCTGGTCAATGCCGGGTTCCCGGCCGATGACGTCATGGTCGTCGATGGAAAGGTCTACGTCGGGCGCGACGTCGAGGTCTCACTGACCGCGTCCCGCGAGCTGCTCGAGACCGGCGAAACCACCGAGGAGCAGTACCGCACCACCAACCTCATCAGCACGGCGCTGACGAAGATCTGCATCAACGGCTCGACGTTCACCGGGGCGTTCAGCACGGCGCTCGACCTGGCCATCCAGAACTACGACGAGCTGCCGCTCACCTTCGCCATGGCTCGGACGCCGAGCACCGGCTGCAGCTTCACCATCAACGCGGTGATACAGCCGGGGGTGGTCGGAGGCTCCGCCGGGTTCCCTTCGGGCGGGCTGCCGTACTCGACCATCAACATCGGCGGTGGGCTCTCCTCGTACAGCGTCGACGTCATCGAGCACGTCATCACGCACGAAATTGGTCACACCCTCGGGTTCCGCCACACGGACTATTACAACCGCAGCATCAGCTGCGGCAGCGGCGGCAACGAGGGCGACGCCGGCGTAGGCGCGATCCACATTCCGGGCACGCCGACCACGGCGACCGTCGGCAGCTCGCTGATGAACTCCTGCTTCCGCTCGGTGGAGACGGGAGAGTTCGCCCCCGGCGACCTCGCCGGGCTGAGGACGCTGTACACGCCCGCGCAGGACACCTGGCAGTGGTGCAACAAGTGCCAGGGCCTGTTCTACGCCGGCAACCCCAGCTCCAGCTGTCCGGCGGGTGGAGTGCACGGGAACTCCGGCAGCTATAACTACCATCTCGCGCACGACGTCGCGCCCACGGCTGGGTGGCAGGGCGACTGGCGCTGGTGCAACAAGTGCCAGGGCCTGTTCTACGGCGGCAACGCTGCCTCCTCCGTCTGCCCTTCGGGCGGCACCCACGATGGTAGCGGGAGCTATGACTACCACCTGCACCACTCCGCGGGAGGCGCCCCCGATCTGCAGTCCAACTGGCGCTGGTGCAACAAGTGTCAGGGGCTGTTCTACGGCGGGAGTGCCAGCTCGGCCTGTCCCGCGGGCGGCGCCCACTACGGCGGTAGCAGCTATGACTACAGCCTGATCTTCCGTTGA
- a CDS encoding S41 family peptidase — MCLALLAVSGAAAQQTKPEEQERTRHQRLAALGELWGQVRYRHPWMLSRRIDWDAAFMNAVPKVEAARSTDEYAAAVQSMLDALEDPATKVKSAQPPATLAPPTLRPVLGLEKDVVVLDLRNLTSSEGLQEFWGLRTRSRELFAKARAAIVDLRLRGFNPAEAWSVSSAADQILPLFFEGELVVPGLRSTIHGGYKPQSGMDAPYTTAFTQDASSVVQASSWKKPARVIFLLDDHSLVSPKLLALRAAGRALFVGEGPVTDALAVDTQDVPLGEKLTATLRTSETVLPVGLDEELPARADLKAPDAAFARALALARQKSKPKGSTASAQPEILWRPDNAYKEAPYPSRELRLLAAVRLWNVVELFFPYTHLMDVDWSQQLPLFLKRFEAAKDANEYALEVAKAAKDLRDGHVSLSGHPAYTELWGGVGAPFEARDIEGKVVVTELFEPRLAQGLSVGDVIERVDGEPIEDRLRRLEPIHQGSTEAATRFFHIYLALAGPEGAEATFTVRNEKGGREVKLQRSPQVSPKGRPHEPFKLLEDNISYVNLAQLKPGEVAEVMKKVQGTRALVFDLRGYPQGTGSVLAPYLNVKGAKTWARFEVPLVAGSTLVNGRVALTQELPTADVPVYRGRTVTLIDERAMSHAEHVGLMLEATCGPTFVGSPTAGADGNMTHTVLPGGIWMSFTGMDTRHADGSQLQRKGLTPHVAVHPTLAGLRAGRDEVLERALQLLKEPVKPAAAGPATRPAQRP, encoded by the coding sequence GTGTGTCTGGCCCTGCTCGCTGTCTCGGGGGCAGCGGCACAACAGACGAAGCCGGAGGAGCAGGAGCGCACGCGGCACCAGAGGTTGGCGGCGCTGGGGGAACTCTGGGGGCAGGTGCGTTACCGCCACCCGTGGATGCTGTCACGGCGCATCGATTGGGACGCGGCGTTCATGAACGCCGTGCCGAAGGTGGAGGCCGCCAGGAGCACCGACGAGTACGCGGCGGCCGTGCAGTCGATGCTCGACGCGCTCGAGGATCCCGCCACAAAGGTGAAGAGCGCGCAGCCGCCCGCCACGCTGGCTCCGCCGACGCTCCGGCCGGTGCTTGGCTTGGAGAAGGACGTGGTGGTGCTGGACCTGCGCAACCTCACGTCCTCCGAGGGACTCCAGGAGTTCTGGGGCTTGCGCACCAGGTCCCGGGAGCTCTTCGCCAAGGCGCGAGCCGCCATCGTGGACCTGCGTCTGCGCGGCTTCAACCCGGCGGAGGCCTGGAGTGTCTCCAGCGCGGCGGATCAGATCCTCCCCCTGTTCTTCGAAGGAGAGCTGGTCGTCCCGGGGCTGAGGTCCACCATTCACGGGGGCTACAAGCCGCAGAGCGGCATGGACGCCCCCTACACCACGGCCTTCACCCAGGATGCCAGCTCGGTCGTGCAAGCTTCTTCCTGGAAGAAGCCCGCGCGGGTCATCTTCCTGCTGGACGACCACAGCCTGGTCTCTCCGAAGCTCCTGGCGCTGCGCGCCGCCGGTCGCGCGCTCTTCGTGGGCGAGGGGCCCGTGACGGACGCGTTGGCCGTGGACACCCAGGACGTGCCGCTGGGCGAGAAGCTCACCGCCACCCTCCGAACGAGCGAGACGGTGCTGCCTGTGGGCCTCGATGAAGAACTCCCGGCGCGAGCCGACCTGAAGGCCCCTGACGCGGCCTTCGCCCGGGCGCTGGCCCTGGCCAGGCAGAAGTCCAAGCCCAAGGGCTCTACTGCCTCCGCCCAGCCGGAAATCCTGTGGCGTCCGGACAACGCATACAAGGAGGCCCCGTACCCCTCGCGCGAGCTGCGCCTGCTGGCGGCCGTGCGGCTGTGGAACGTGGTGGAGCTCTTCTTCCCCTATACCCACCTGATGGATGTGGACTGGAGCCAGCAGCTCCCCCTGTTCCTGAAGCGCTTCGAGGCCGCCAAGGACGCGAACGAGTATGCGCTCGAGGTCGCGAAGGCCGCCAAGGACCTGCGCGACGGCCATGTCTCTCTCAGCGGTCACCCTGCGTACACGGAGCTTTGGGGTGGAGTCGGGGCTCCCTTCGAGGCGCGAGACATCGAGGGGAAGGTGGTCGTCACCGAGCTCTTCGAGCCGCGGCTCGCGCAGGGACTCTCCGTGGGGGATGTCATCGAGAGGGTGGACGGCGAGCCCATCGAGGATCGGCTCCGACGCCTCGAGCCCATCCACCAAGGCTCCACCGAGGCGGCGACTCGCTTCTTCCACATCTATCTGGCGCTCGCGGGCCCCGAGGGCGCCGAGGCGACCTTCACGGTGCGCAACGAGAAGGGGGGGCGCGAGGTGAAGCTGCAGCGGAGCCCCCAGGTGTCCCCGAAGGGACGCCCTCACGAGCCCTTCAAGCTGCTGGAGGACAACATCAGCTACGTGAACCTCGCGCAGCTCAAGCCCGGCGAGGTGGCGGAGGTCATGAAGAAAGTCCAGGGGACCCGGGCCCTGGTGTTTGATCTGCGGGGCTACCCGCAGGGGACGGGAAGCGTGCTGGCGCCGTACCTCAACGTGAAGGGCGCGAAGACCTGGGCCCGCTTCGAGGTCCCCCTCGTCGCGGGCTCGACGCTGGTGAATGGCCGTGTGGCGTTGACGCAGGAGCTTCCCACCGCGGATGTGCCGGTGTACCGCGGCCGCACCGTGACGCTCATTGATGAGCGTGCCATGAGCCACGCCGAGCACGTGGGGTTGATGCTGGAGGCCACCTGTGGGCCGACCTTCGTTGGCAGTCCCACCGCTGGCGCTGATGGCAACATGACGCACACCGTGCTGCCCGGCGGCATCTGGATGAGCTTCACGGGGATGGACACCCGTCACGCGGATGGGAGCCAGCTCCAGCGCAAGGGGCTCACGCCCCATGTGGCCGTGCACCCGACGCTCGCGGGCCTGCGCGCGGGCAGGGATGAGGTGCTGGAGCGCGCGCTGCAGCTCCTCAAGGAGCCGGTAAAGCCCGCCGCCGCGGGGCCGGCGACCCGCCCGGCGCAACGCCCGTAG
- a CDS encoding cupin domain-containing protein — protein MVKPNDVRWGPPPAGIPPGAQMAVIEGVPSAAGKLFTLRLKFPAGYRIPPHFHPSDEHLTVLSGELLMGMGEKFDTSNAQALPSGSFAVMPATTRHFAFTREPTMVQLHAVGPWGITYVNPEDDPRNTATGGAGMQKQP, from the coding sequence ATGGTGAAGCCGAATGATGTGCGCTGGGGGCCGCCGCCGGCCGGAATCCCGCCGGGCGCGCAGATGGCGGTCATCGAGGGTGTCCCCTCGGCGGCGGGGAAGCTGTTCACCCTCCGGTTGAAGTTCCCGGCCGGCTACCGCATCCCGCCGCACTTCCATCCGTCGGACGAGCACCTCACCGTCCTCTCCGGCGAGCTCCTCATGGGGATGGGCGAGAAGTTCGACACGTCCAACGCCCAGGCGCTCCCCTCCGGCAGCTTCGCCGTGATGCCGGCCACCACGCGCCACTTCGCGTTCACCCGCGAGCCGACGATGGTTCAGCTCCATGCGGTGGGGCCATGGGGTATCACCTACGTCAACCCGGAGGATGACCCGCGCAATACCGCCACGGGTGGCGCGGGGATGCAGAAGCAGCCCTGA
- a CDS encoding DoxX family protein: protein MSLFAKWGPRVARVVLGLPFFVIGLSHFVPFMPPQPPPPPEALPFITGLMAAGYLMPLVKVIEVAAGLALLTNRFVPLALTLLAPIIINIAGFHFTLAPSYAMPTVFIVLGLYLAWSYRAAFAPLFRARAEPAAPATEQASSAQAAHAR from the coding sequence ATGTCTCTCTTCGCCAAATGGGGCCCGCGCGTTGCTCGCGTGGTGCTCGGTCTTCCCTTCTTCGTGATTGGCCTCAGCCACTTCGTGCCGTTCATGCCGCCGCAGCCTCCGCCGCCTCCGGAGGCCCTGCCCTTCATCACGGGGCTCATGGCGGCCGGCTACCTGATGCCGCTCGTCAAGGTCATCGAGGTCGCCGCCGGCCTCGCGCTGCTGACGAACCGGTTCGTCCCGCTCGCGCTGACACTGCTCGCGCCCATCATCATCAACATCGCGGGCTTCCACTTCACGCTCGCGCCGTCGTACGCGATGCCCACCGTCTTCATCGTGCTCGGGCTGTACCTCGCGTGGAGCTACCGCGCGGCCTTCGCACCGCTGTTCCGGGCCCGCGCGGAGCCGGCCGCACCGGCGACCGAGCAAGCGTCGAGCGCCCAGGCGGCCCACGCGCGCTGA
- a CDS encoding LysR family transcriptional regulator: MDLNRVATFLRVVEAGSFTAAATRLQLPTSSVSRSVAKLEEDLGIVLLERTTRKISLTDAGRAYYERAREAVAGLDEATLLAGETAREPSGIVHVAAPPEVTGKLAGALGEFVRLYPKIHVDVITTARGAELVGGQVDIAIVPGRLEDSALIVRRLGVSVHRLYAASSYLERHGKPRTVADLARHDAVLYRGNAGAADWELVGPHGIESVKVKGPLSGDSLEFVFEAVARGHGIGLLPEQFLSCFSASSAPIELVLPKFSSEGALQSLVHPSRHLPKRVTLLREFLSERLTSCERAMAGDAMRRRMSRGPGCPEPRPPASRSS, from the coding sequence ATGGACCTGAACCGCGTCGCCACCTTCCTCCGCGTCGTCGAGGCCGGCTCCTTCACGGCCGCCGCGACACGCCTCCAGCTGCCCACGTCCTCGGTGAGTCGCAGCGTCGCGAAACTCGAGGAGGACCTGGGCATCGTGCTGCTGGAGCGCACGACGCGGAAGATTTCCCTCACCGACGCCGGCCGTGCGTACTACGAGCGGGCACGCGAGGCCGTCGCCGGGCTCGACGAGGCGACGCTGCTGGCGGGAGAGACGGCGCGAGAGCCGAGCGGCATCGTGCATGTCGCGGCCCCCCCCGAGGTGACGGGAAAGCTCGCCGGCGCCCTGGGTGAGTTCGTACGCCTCTACCCGAAGATTCACGTCGACGTCATCACGACGGCGCGCGGGGCGGAGCTCGTGGGGGGCCAGGTCGACATCGCCATCGTACCGGGCCGGCTGGAGGACTCGGCGCTCATCGTCCGCCGGCTGGGCGTGAGCGTGCACCGGCTGTACGCGGCCTCCTCGTATCTCGAACGACACGGGAAGCCTCGCACGGTCGCCGACCTCGCCCGCCACGACGCGGTGCTGTACCGCGGGAATGCTGGAGCGGCGGACTGGGAGCTCGTCGGCCCGCACGGAATCGAGAGCGTCAAGGTCAAGGGGCCGCTGAGTGGCGACTCCCTGGAGTTCGTCTTCGAGGCGGTGGCACGCGGCCACGGCATCGGGCTGCTGCCCGAGCAGTTCCTCTCGTGCTTCTCCGCGTCTTCCGCGCCCATCGAGCTCGTGCTTCCGAAGTTCTCCTCCGAGGGAGCGCTGCAGTCCCTCGTGCATCCGTCCCGGCATCTGCCCAAGCGCGTGACGCTGCTCCGTGAGTTCTTGAGCGAGCGGTTGACGTCCTGCGAGCGGGCCATGGCCGGTGATGCGATGAGGCGGAGGATGAGCCGGGGCCCGGGGTGTCCGGAACCCCGTCCTCCCGCGAGCCGCTCGTCCTGA
- a CDS encoding ELWxxDGT repeat protein has protein sequence MEHLGNFRRQLLWLAVTLAVVGGCSEPVAPKQDGPLGTSSAALTFSWPVLIDGWPSTLPANPGSTPSGLVAVSATTVYFAAQEESSGRELWRSDGTEPGTQLIKDLRPGPDSSAPSDFTVMGGLVYFTADDGSNGRELWRTNGTAEGTVLVSDINPGQDSSNPGNLKVLGGFLYFSATHPLMGTELWRTNGFAQGTQLVRDIVPGSVSSAPQNLTVAGTQLFFTASTTAGREVWKSDGTPSGTVLVRDLFPGSRNGFISELMSVGSTVYFVGYESSARLSLWTTDGTSAGTRLVYDPTPGDPLDGATVESLTAMNGRLYFVSMGRNGIGAHVGYELWTSDGTSASLVKDVYEGSSSSWPKELVAVGNVLYFRASEGGDISELWKSNGTSTGTVRVSTLGVNLKGTKPEKLTAVGGVLFYTAEESGTGRELWRSDGTFDGTRRVRDLRPGTTGSNPEALTAVGNRVFFSADNGTYGMELWTSDGTDFNTYLAEDIHVATAGSDPRALTAFDYVLYYTADSEDFGREPRAFSGSFGSPDLNPGTWSSSPSQFVPMNGALLFDADNGINGRELWTSDVATGETRLLKDLRPGNYLSSSPHDLSVLGGRLYFIADDGQTGFEPWTSDGTPEGTRLLKDLWVAGASGNSMGSGFVGFNGGVYFRASNGSGSALYRTDGTTEGTVSVTNVVPYFDNAFAATPGFFFFPGFGPGSTNDIELWKSDGTAAGTQLVKNIGSGVSSWPDDFVLMDGVLYFSAAQSGTRRELWRSDGTEAGTWPVMQLAVGTKGFNPRHLTVANRVLFFQAYDLEGGTELWRSDGTTEGTRRVRDLHRGPVGSMADQPMLALEPEGLVVFAASDADLGMEPFVSDGTEAGTRPIGELALGPFSSNPRLFTRQGEYVFFVANDRASGFELWRTTMSGAPDTTPPTLTCPASMSAEAQSASGAQVSYPAATVSDDTPGRPAITYSHASGTVFPFGATSITATATDAYGNTASCAFTVTVQDTTAPGVSCPASVTVDATSSTGAVVSYPAATVSDASATQVTYSHASGTLFPPGTTAVTVTATDAGGRTGSCSFNVTVRDTTAPEVSCPANVTAEATSASGATVSYPPATASDAMSPPVTVGYSHASGTVFPLGVTVVTATATDAAGNSSTCSFSVTVRDTTAPEVTCPANVTAEANSASGATVSYAPATVHDLVTASPDVTYSRASGTVFPLGTATVTVTARDAAGNAASCSFDVSVQDTTKPEVNCPASVTAEATSAEGAAVSYPSASASDTVTASPVLTYSHTSGTVFPLGVTTVTATATDEAGNAASCSFEVTVRDATRPEVTCPASVTAEATSASGAAVSYPAATASDTASPPVTLGYSQGSGTVFPLGVTTVTVTATDAAGNVASCSFDVTVQDTTAPALTCPANVIAEATNSTGATVSYASTSTSDAVTASPALTYSHASGALFPIGATTLTATATDAAGNSASCTFDVTVQDTTAPALTCPVDTGAEATSASGATLEYAPASASDAASASPDLVYSHASGTVFPLGATQVAVTARDASGNETTCHFTLTVRDTTAPSVGCTADLTVEADGADGATVPYELASPLDTVTRAPQVSSSHATGSRFPLGTTTVTVTARDEADNAASCTFSVTVQDTTPPALSCPADMTVETRDGADVAATFTATASDAVTSSPMLVYSHASGSLFPRGTTPVTVTARDEAGLTAECTFQVTVRKLISVPAPEKAALGCSSSAGTPGGGSVWLLLLGSAVWFQRRSRARVH, from the coding sequence ATGGAACACCTGGGGAACTTTCGGCGACAGCTGCTCTGGCTCGCCGTCACGCTGGCCGTGGTGGGCGGCTGCTCGGAGCCGGTGGCCCCGAAGCAGGACGGCCCGCTCGGCACGTCCTCCGCCGCGCTGACCTTCAGCTGGCCCGTGCTCATCGACGGCTGGCCGTCGACGCTGCCCGCCAATCCCGGGAGCACGCCTTCCGGGCTCGTGGCGGTGAGCGCCACCACCGTCTACTTCGCCGCGCAGGAGGAGAGCAGCGGGCGGGAGCTGTGGCGGAGCGATGGCACGGAGCCCGGCACCCAGCTCATCAAGGACCTCCGGCCCGGCCCGGACAGCTCCGCCCCCAGCGACTTCACCGTCATGGGCGGGCTCGTCTACTTCACCGCCGACGACGGCAGCAACGGGCGCGAGCTGTGGCGGACCAACGGCACCGCCGAAGGCACCGTGCTCGTCAGCGACATCAACCCCGGCCAGGACTCCTCCAACCCCGGCAACCTGAAAGTCCTGGGAGGGTTCCTCTACTTCTCCGCGACGCACCCCCTGATGGGGACCGAGCTGTGGCGGACCAACGGCTTCGCCCAGGGCACCCAGCTCGTCCGGGACATCGTCCCGGGCTCCGTAAGCTCCGCTCCCCAGAACCTCACCGTCGCGGGCACCCAGCTCTTCTTCACCGCCTCCACCACGGCGGGCCGCGAGGTGTGGAAGAGCGATGGCACGCCGTCGGGCACGGTGCTCGTCCGAGACCTCTTCCCGGGCTCCAGGAACGGCTTCATCTCCGAGCTGATGAGCGTGGGCAGCACCGTCTACTTCGTCGGCTACGAGTCCTCGGCGCGCCTCTCGCTGTGGACCACCGACGGCACCTCCGCGGGCACACGGCTCGTGTACGACCCGACGCCCGGGGACCCGTTGGACGGCGCCACCGTCGAGTCGCTGACCGCGATGAACGGGAGGCTCTACTTCGTGTCGATGGGCAGGAACGGCATTGGCGCCCACGTCGGCTACGAGCTGTGGACGAGCGACGGCACGTCGGCGTCGCTGGTCAAGGACGTGTACGAGGGCAGCAGCAGCAGCTGGCCCAAGGAGCTGGTGGCCGTGGGCAACGTGCTCTACTTCCGCGCGTCCGAGGGCGGCGACATCTCCGAGCTCTGGAAGAGCAACGGCACGTCCACGGGCACGGTGCGCGTCAGCACCCTGGGGGTGAACCTGAAGGGCACCAAACCGGAGAAGCTGACCGCCGTGGGCGGCGTGCTCTTCTACACCGCCGAGGAGAGTGGCACGGGCCGGGAGCTGTGGAGGAGCGACGGCACCTTTGACGGCACCCGGCGGGTGAGGGACCTGCGGCCCGGGACGACGGGCTCCAACCCCGAGGCGCTGACCGCCGTCGGCAACCGCGTCTTCTTCTCCGCCGACAACGGCACCTATGGAATGGAGCTGTGGACGAGCGACGGCACGGACTTCAATACGTACCTGGCGGAGGACATCCACGTCGCGACGGCCGGTTCGGACCCTCGAGCCCTCACCGCGTTCGACTACGTGCTCTACTACACCGCGGACTCGGAGGACTTCGGCCGGGAGCCCCGAGCGTTCAGCGGCAGCTTCGGCTCCCCCGACCTCAATCCGGGCACCTGGAGCTCCAGCCCCAGCCAGTTCGTTCCCATGAATGGCGCCCTCCTGTTCGACGCCGACAATGGCATCAACGGCCGGGAGCTGTGGACGAGCGACGTCGCCACTGGGGAGACCCGGCTCCTCAAGGACCTCCGGCCCGGCAACTACCTCTCCAGCAGTCCGCATGACCTGAGCGTCCTGGGCGGACGGCTCTACTTCATCGCGGACGATGGCCAGACGGGCTTCGAGCCGTGGACGAGCGACGGCACCCCCGAGGGCACGCGGCTGCTCAAGGACCTCTGGGTGGCGGGCGCCTCGGGCAACTCCATGGGCTCGGGCTTCGTCGGGTTCAACGGCGGGGTCTACTTCCGGGCCTCGAACGGCTCGGGCAGCGCGCTCTACCGGACGGATGGCACGACGGAGGGCACGGTCTCCGTGACGAACGTGGTGCCCTACTTCGACAACGCCTTCGCCGCCACGCCCGGCTTCTTCTTCTTCCCAGGCTTCGGCCCCGGCTCGACCAACGACATCGAGCTCTGGAAGAGCGATGGCACCGCCGCCGGGACGCAGCTGGTGAAGAACATCGGCTCGGGGGTCAGCAGCTGGCCGGACGACTTCGTGCTGATGGATGGAGTGCTGTACTTCAGCGCCGCGCAGAGCGGCACCCGGCGCGAGCTCTGGCGCAGCGACGGCACGGAGGCAGGCACCTGGCCGGTGATGCAGCTTGCCGTGGGGACGAAGGGCTTCAACCCGCGCCACCTCACGGTGGCCAACCGCGTCCTGTTCTTCCAGGCGTATGACCTGGAGGGTGGCACCGAGCTGTGGCGCAGCGATGGAACGACGGAGGGGACCCGGCGCGTGAGGGACCTCCACCGGGGCCCCGTGGGCAGCATGGCCGACCAGCCGATGCTGGCGCTGGAGCCGGAGGGGCTGGTGGTGTTCGCCGCCTCGGATGCCGACCTCGGCATGGAGCCCTTTGTCTCGGACGGCACCGAAGCGGGGACCCGCCCCATCGGAGAGCTTGCCCTCGGACCCTTCTCCTCCAACCCCCGCCTGTTCACCCGCCAGGGCGAGTACGTCTTCTTCGTCGCCAACGATAGAGCCAGCGGCTTCGAGCTGTGGCGCACGACGATGAGCGGTGCGCCGGACACCACGCCTCCCACCCTCACCTGCCCTGCCAGCATGAGCGCGGAGGCCCAGAGCGCCTCGGGCGCGCAGGTGAGCTATCCGGCGGCCACCGTCAGCGACGACACTCCCGGCAGACCTGCCATCACCTACAGCCACGCGTCGGGGACGGTGTTCCCCTTCGGGGCGACGAGCATCACCGCCACGGCGACGGATGCGTACGGCAACACCGCCTCGTGCGCCTTCACCGTCACCGTCCAGGACACCACCGCGCCCGGGGTGAGCTGCCCCGCGAGCGTCACCGTCGACGCCACCAGCAGCACGGGCGCCGTCGTCAGCTATCCGGCCGCCACGGTCTCCGACGCGAGCGCGACGCAGGTCACCTACAGCCACGCGTCGGGGACGCTGTTCCCACCCGGCACCACGGCCGTCACCGTCACCGCGACGGATGCGGGCGGACGTACTGGTTCGTGCTCGTTCAACGTCACCGTGCGGGACACCACCGCGCCCGAGGTGAGCTGCCCCGCGAATGTCACCGCCGAGGCCACCAGCGCTTCGGGGGCCACGGTCAGCTACCCACCCGCCACAGCCTCCGATGCGATGAGCCCGCCGGTGACGGTGGGCTACAGCCACGCCTCGGGGACGGTGTTCCCGCTCGGAGTGACGGTCGTCACCGCCACCGCCACGGACGCCGCGGGCAACAGCTCCACGTGCAGCTTCTCGGTGACGGTCCGCGACACCACCGCGCCTGAGGTGACGTGCCCCGCGAACGTCACCGCCGAGGCCAACAGCGCCTCGGGGGCCACCGTGAGCTACGCGCCCGCCACGGTCCACGACCTCGTCACGGCTTCGCCCGACGTTACCTATAGCCGTGCTTCGGGGACGGTGTTCCCCCTGGGGACGGCGACAGTGACTGTCACGGCCAGGGATGCGGCCGGCAATGCCGCCTCCTGCTCCTTCGACGTCAGCGTGCAGGACACCACGAAGCCGGAGGTGAATTGTCCCGCGAGTGTCACCGCCGAGGCCACCAGCGCCGAGGGTGCCGCCGTGAGCTACCCGTCAGCTTCGGCTTCCGACACCGTGACGGCCTCACCCGTGCTGACCTATAGCCACACGTCGGGGACGGTGTTCCCTCTTGGAGTGACGACCGTCACGGCCACCGCGACGGATGAGGCCGGCAACGCCGCCTCGTGTTCCTTCGAGGTCACCGTTCGTGATGCCACGCGGCCCGAGGTGACGTGTCCTGCGAGTGTCACCGCCGAGGCCACCAGCGCCTCGGGCGCCGCTGTCAGCTATCCGGCCGCCACGGCCTCCGATACGGCCAGCCCGCCCGTGACGCTGGGCTACAGCCAGGGCTCCGGGACGGTGTTCCCGCTCGGAGTGACGACCGTCACCGTCACCGCGACGGATGCGGCGGGGAACGTCGCCTCATGCTCGTTCGACGTCACCGTCCAGGACACCACCGCCCCCGCCCTGACCTGCCCCGCGAACGTCATCGCCGAGGCCACCAACAGCACGGGTGCCACCGTGAGCTACGCGTCCACGAGCACTTCGGACGCCGTCACTGCGTCGCCCGCGCTCACCTACAGCCACGCCTCGGGGGCGCTGTTCCCCATTGGGGCGACGACCCTCACCGCCACCGCGACGGACGCGGCCGGCAACAGCGCGTCGTGCACGTTCGACGTCACCGTCCAGGACACCACCGCACCGGCCCTGACCTGCCCCGTGGATACCGGCGCCGAGGCCACCAGCGCCTCCGGCGCCACCCTGGAGTACGCACCGGCCAGCGCATCCGACGCGGCCTCCGCCTCACCGGACCTCGTCTACAGCCACGCCTCGGGCACGGTGTTCCCGCTCGGCGCCACGCAGGTCGCCGTCACGGCCCGGGATGCCTCGGGCAATGAGACGACGTGTCACTTCACCCTGACCGTGCGCGACACCACCGCGCCGTCCGTGGGCTGCACGGCGGACCTCACGGTGGAAGCCGACGGAGCCGACGGCGCGACAGTCCCCTATGAGCTCGCGAGCCCGCTGGACACCGTCACCCGCGCTCCCCAGGTGTCCTCCAGCCACGCGACCGGCAGCCGCTTCCCGCTCGGAACGACGACCGTCACCGTGACGGCGCGAGACGAGGCGGACAATGCCGCGTCCTGCACCTTCTCCGTCACCGTCCAGGACACCACACCTCCCGCCCTCTCCTGCCCCGCGGACATGACTGTCGAGACGCGAGACGGCGCGGACGTGGCCGCCACCTTCACCGCCACGGCCAGCGACGCGGTGACGAGCTCCCCGATGCTCGTCTACAGCCACGCCTCGGGCAGCCTCTTCCCGCGAGGCACCACGCCCGTGACAGTCACCGCGCGGGACGAGGCCGGGCTGACGGCCGAGTGCACCTTCCAGGTCACCGTGCGGAAGCTCATCTCCGTGCCGGCACCGGAAAAGGCAGCACTCGGCTGCTCATCCTCTGCGGGGACCCCGGGCGGAGGCAGCGTGTGGCTCCTGCTGCTGGGCAGCGCCGTGTGGTTCCAGCGGCGCTCCCGCGCACGCGTGCACTGA